TGCGGGTGGCAAAACACTTAAATGCATCCGCTATATTAGTTGTGGACATTGACAGAGGCGGTGCTTTTGCCCATATCGTAGGAACTTTGGAATTATTGGAACCAGATGAACGCCAATTAATTAAGGGTATTGTTATTAACAAGTTCCGAGGGCAGCGATCGATTCTCGAACCTGGGATAAAGTGGTTGGAGGAACGGACTGGTATCCCTGTTGTGGGAGTGATTCCGTACCTAGAACATATATATCCTGCTGAAGATTCCCTCGATTTGCTAGATCGCAGAGTGGTTAAATCGAATACAGAACTGAATGTCAGCGTTATACGCTTACCTAGAATTTCTAACTTTACAGATTTTGACCCTTTAGAATCGGAACCTACAGTTACAGTTAAATATTTAAGCCCCAAGCAAGATTTGGGACATCCCGATGCAATCATTATTCCAGGTACAAAAACGACAATTCCCGATTTGTTAATACTGCAAAAAAGCGGTATGGCAGAAGCAATTCAGCACTATGCAGCTGCAGGGGGTACAGTTTTGGGTATATGTGGAGGATATCAAATACTAGGTCAAATGATTGCAGATCCAGAAGGGATAGAAGGACAAGCGGGTAGATACCAAGGATTAAATTTACTACCCATCAAAACTGTGATTACAGGACAAAAAATCGCTCGCCAACGACAAGTGTCATCAAATTACCCGCAAATGGGCTTACCCGTTGTCGGGTTTGAAATTCATCAAGGGCGATCGCGTACAGAAACTCAAGGAGTAGATCCTCAAGCATACCATCCTCTGTTTGATGATGCTAATTTAGG
This genomic interval from Scytonema hofmannii PCC 7110 contains the following:
- the cobQ gene encoding cobyric acid synthase CobQ, producing the protein MKAIMVLGTTSHAGKSLLTAAICRMLSRRGWRVAPFKGQNMALNAYVTPNGGEIGYAQAVQAWAAGVVPWVEMNPILLKPQGDMTSQVIIKGKYVGRVSASDYYEQYFDVGWRAIEESLQHLSTEFDLLVCEGAGSPAEINLKHRDLTNMRVAKHLNASAILVVDIDRGGAFAHIVGTLELLEPDERQLIKGIVINKFRGQRSILEPGIKWLEERTGIPVVGVIPYLEHIYPAEDSLDLLDRRVVKSNTELNVSVIRLPRISNFTDFDPLESEPTVTVKYLSPKQDLGHPDAIIIPGTKTTIPDLLILQKSGMAEAIQHYAAAGGTVLGICGGYQILGQMIADPEGIEGQAGRYQGLNLLPIKTVITGQKIARQRQVSSNYPQMGLPVVGFEIHQGRSRTETQGVDPQAYHPLFDDANLGLVDSCLSVWGTYLHGIFDNGPWRRAWLNRLRQQRGLKSLPTGVANYREQRESLLDSLAIEVERHLDLTAFLS